A stretch of Besnoitia besnoiti strain Bb-Ger1 chromosome Unknown contig00015, whole genome shotgun sequence DNA encodes these proteins:
- a CDS encoding prenyltransferase and squalene oxidase repeat-containing protein (encoded by transcript BESB_027870) → MTVDPNTLQAARHRRFLEAILVAGLKSASRARLPPAAEEDPQLEAIASFCKSHDPFGDDGALADATSSLEAESFLLSGVYWTLAGLSVLGSEAEQADAGSEGEPRSLVAEVQRSQLLELVLKCKRCIPCNRHAEGGVVCSASMSSAEGEPECSACCVGFAPNPDPSYPATSLSTLSALQILVLLDNTDSSVLPRRLLAQIQRFLIRLQDPASGAFKNRVAGYPDGPAEPDMRFAMCAIASFRLTQLILYHNERAGRTADSPELDASRALRGGKDTRQAEAGSCKEDGAVEQTPRDGGPLGTKWVAADTAGPVAHDTQNPVLRNYIDISQLFKWLMLCQNLDGGFGCFPGCESHGGTTFCAVACLGLMGLLLRLPAPARLSLEGWLSERQALSGGLNGRPGKDADSCYCWWILASAKILGMDLASVYDTQRLQNFVLSCQAPCGGVSRAEQSRARRLGKEHRNRKQTDEAAQEQAPDGAEAPEAGADAQREHEELDDRPANSLFGRGRMEGFPSSKREPDPFHTFFGLAGLSILVKEMHISQVDQQTAEDYSILARRLATVHPLFGLPCSCLKRYNI, encoded by the exons ATGACCGTGGATCCAAATACTTTGCAAGCTGCGCGGCATCGGCGCTTCCTCGAGGCcatcctcgtcgccggcctgaagagcgccagccgcgcccgcctgccgcccgcggcggaggaagacccGCAGTTGGAGGCGATCGCGAGTTTTTGCAAGTCTCACGATCCGTTTGGCGACGATGGAGCTCTGGCGGACGCGACAAGCTCCCTGGAGGCGGAGTCGTTTCTGCTGAGCGGCGTCTACTGGACGCTGGCGGGTCTGAGCGTGCTAGGTAGCGAGGCTGAGCAGGCCGATGcgggcagcgaaggcgagccgcgtTCCCTGGTTGCGGAGGTGCAGCGCTCTCAGTTGCTGGAACTGGTTTTGAAATGCAAACGGTGCATTCCGTGCAACcggcacgcagaaggcggcgtcgtctgcagcgcctcgatgtccagcgcggagggcgagccaGAGTGTTCAGCGTGTTGTGTGGGCTTCGCGCCCAACCCCGACCCCTCTTACCCAGCCACGAGCTTGTCGACGCTCAGCGCCTTGCAGATTCTCGTCCTCCTGGACAACACAGATTCGTCGGTGCTACCCAGAAGGCTGCTGGCTCAGATCCAGCGCTTCCTTATTCGGTTGCAAGATCCTGCAAGCGGAGCCTTCAAAAACCGCGTCGCGGGATACCCTGACGGCCCGGCTGAACCCGATATGCGCTTCGCGATGTGCGCCATCGCGAGCTTCCGACTCACGCAGCTTATCCTTTATCACAACGAGCGCGCGGGGCGTACCGCGGACAGCCCAGAGCTTGACGCTTCGAGGGCTTTGAGGGGAGGGAAGGATACGCGACAAGCGGAAGCCGGAAGCTGCAAAGAGGATGGCGCCGTTGAGCAGACGCCACGGGACGGCGGGCCTTTGGGGACGAAGTGGGTCGCTGCCGACACGGCCGGGCCCGTGGCGCACGACACACAGAACCCCGTTCTTCGCAACTACATCGATATCAGCCAGCTGTTTAAGTGGCTGATGCTGTGTCAGAACCTCGACGGCGGCTTCGGCTGCTTCCCAGGCTGCGAGTCGCACGGAGGAACGACGTTCTGCGCAGTTGCCTGCCTTGGGCTGATGGGACTTCTGCTCCGTCTCCCGGCTCCTGCGCGGCTTTCCCTGGAAGG GTGGCTGAGCGAGCGACAGGCACTAAGCGGCGGCCTGAACGGTCGGCCGGGAAAAGACGCGGACTCCTGCTACTGTTGGTGGATTCTAGCTTCGGCGAAGATTTTGGGAATGGATCTCGCGTCAGTGTATGACACGCAACGCCTGCAGAATTTTGTTTTATCGTGTCAGGCCCCATgtggcggcgtctcgcgagcGGAGCAGAGCCGTGCGAGGCGTCTGGGGAAGGAACATCGAAACAGGAAACAAACAGACGAAGCTGCGCAGGAACAGGCTCCTGATGGCGCTGAAGCTCCGGAAGCCGGGGCAGATGCCCAGCGGGAACATGAAGAGTTGGATGATCGTCCCGCAAACAGTCTTTTTGGGAGAGGCCGGATGGAAGGCTTTCCCAGTTCAAAACGGGAGCCAGATCCATTCCATACGTTTTTCGGCTTGGCTGGCCTTTCCATTCTTGTTAAGGAAATGCATATTTCGCAAGTCGATCAGCAAACTGCAGAGGACTACTCCATTCTGGCACGTCGGCTGGCGACTGTGCATCCGCTCTTTGGACTCCCTTGCTCCTGTTTGAAGCGCTACAACATTTGA
- a CDS encoding uncharacterized protein (encoded by transcript BESB_027880) has protein sequence MPPHLSSFAAGQRRLSHSLPRVTGLKSERGTRRGGPKTPARASLWAPSPPFASSLCLQPLLASSCAACRRLPPRSSDSLYSRFSACGSSAQGAPSGLVAAPSVKSSAPVRSLASSSFVSAVSPVSSSRSLPRRASSPRVASLSSSLASAALRCTLGASSTSAYLSPRFFSSAAGASRRLSLFFSDPPPSYPISLHGGFKVQAALCIDRLPLLYQEPVYEKRWREFRDAWEAKTNNGLQLADDITFMKFPFHFFETEEAQKQREELISKTGDAEVSELELLLSEEGFSGTRKRQKDKDQKKKQASEVADAVKSAGRGGDDRGVRSLEREPTKTLYLIVRYGDSWGFPLEDRIHGQSMRRTLKRLCEEQLGGTYAPYLLGYSPFAYDKRAFSQLASSPILGRKVFYYRAHHVPGSANVSLPHEGPISDFAWVTRRELADYISPRKLAAVSPGLLLED, from the exons ATGCCTCCTCATCTCTCTTCGTTCGCGGCAGGACAGCGGCGCTTGTCGCACTCGCTGCCTCGGGTGACCGGTCTCAAGTCTGAACGCGGCACGCGGAGAGGTGGACCCAAAactcccgcgcgcgcttctctctgGGCTCCATCTCCtcctttcgcgtcttctctctgcctccagcctctcctcgcctcttcgtgtGCAGCTTGCCGTCGGCTCCCCCCTCGTTCTTCAGACTCGTTGTATTCGCgtttctctgcatgcggttCCTCCGCGCAGGGGGCACCGAGCGGACTTGTGGCGGCTCCGTCTGTGAAAAGCTCGGCACCAGTTCGGAGtcttgcctcctcttccttcgTTTCTGCTGTGTCCCCTGTTTCGTCGTCCCGGTCGTTGCCGCGCcgggcttcttcgcctcgtgTGGCGTCCCTGAGTTCGTCTCTTGCCTCCGCAGCCCTCCGCTGCACTCTCGGCGCTTCCTCCACTTCCGCGTACCTCTCCCctcgtttcttctcctcggctgcgggcgcctcgcggagactctcgctcttcttctcagacccgccgccgtcgtATCCGATATCGCTGCATGGGGGTTTCAAAGTTCAGGCGGCGCTGTGCATCGACAGACTGCCGCTGCTGTATCAAGAGCCTGTCTACGAGAAGCGTTGGAGGGAGTTCAGGGACGCGtgggaggcgaagacgaacaACGGGCTGCAGCTCGCTGACGACATCACGTTCATGAAGTTCCCCTTCCACTTCTTCGAGactgaggaggcgcagaaacaACGCGAGGAACTCATTTCCAAGaccggagacgcagaagtcTCCGAACTCGAGCTTCTCCTCAGCGAAGAGGGCTTCTCCGGAacgcggaagaggcagaaagacAAGGaccagaaaaaaaaacaagcCTCAGAG GTCGCCGACGCGGTCAAGAGCGCGGGacggggcggcgacgaccgcGGCGTCCGCTCGCTGGAGCGCGAGCCGACAAAGACGCTCTACTTGATCGTTCGCTACGGAGACAGCTGGGGCTTCCCCCTCGAGGACCGCATCCACGGCCAGTCCATGCGAAGG ACCCTCAAGCGCCTGTGTGAAGAGCAGCTCGGCGGCACGTATGCGCCATATCTCCTTGGCTACTCGCCGTTCGCGTATGACAAGCGCGCCTTCAGCCAGCTGGCGTCCTCTCCTATTTTGGGTCGCAAG GTTTTCTACTACCGTGCACACCACGTCCCGGGCAGCGCGAACGTCAGCTTGCCGCATGAGGGCCCTATTTCTGATTTCGCCTGGGtcacgcgcagagagctcgCCGACTACATCTCCCCCCGAAAGCtggccgctgtctctcccggCCTTCTGCTGGAAGACTAA